The following proteins come from a genomic window of Geomonas sp. RF6:
- the fliJ gene encoding flagellar export protein FliJ — translation MAAPEFRLEQVLKFRKEVERNQQLELAAAREEHDEACALLTREETALQELAQQFMERQQRGIDAHELLLYSDFSARKRIEIQNLRALVFDLEQKVQDKLEALMAAAKDKKALEIFKEKQMRILKQQRQHKERDFMDEISIQKGGQSR, via the coding sequence ATGGCAGCACCGGAGTTCAGGCTGGAGCAGGTACTCAAGTTCCGCAAAGAAGTGGAGAGAAACCAGCAACTGGAACTGGCCGCGGCACGAGAGGAGCACGACGAGGCGTGCGCCCTTCTTACCCGTGAGGAGACGGCGCTGCAGGAGCTTGCGCAGCAGTTCATGGAGAGGCAGCAGCGGGGGATCGACGCCCACGAGCTCCTCCTCTACAGCGATTTCAGCGCGCGCAAGAGGATCGAGATCCAGAACCTGCGGGCGCTCGTCTTCGACCTTGAGCAGAAGGTGCAGGACAAGCTGGAGGCGCTCATGGCGGCGGCAAAGGACAAGAAGGCGCTGGAGATCTTCAAGGAAAAGCAGATGAGGATACTGAAGCAGCAGCGCCAGCACAAGGAGCGCGATTTCATGGACGAGATATCGATTCAGAAAGGGGGACAGTCACGATGA
- a CDS encoding FliI/YscN family ATPase, which produces MNRNRIDLARYLGTVEQAKPVRFHGKVTQVVGLVIEGYCPETSVGSLCEVYSEGSPPIPAEVVGFRDNKTLLMPLGELRGVGLGSFISVRREKPSLGVGPAMLGRILDGLGNPIDNKGPIAVSDEYPIYALPVNPMLRRPIRKPLNLGIRAINGLLTCGEGQRVGIMAGSGVGKSTTLGMIARYTEADVNVIALIGERGRELREFIEKDLQADGLKKSVVVVATSDQPPLVRMRGAYIATTIAEYFQAQGKKVLLMMDSATRFAMAMREVGLAIGEPPTTKGYTPSVFAALPRLLERTGNFEEGSITGLYTVLVEGDDFNEPISDAMRSILDGHIILTRELAAKNIYPPIDLLNSASRVMSDVTTPSHRKAAGFFKEILAAYRQAEDMINIGAYKAGSNAKIDYAIAKMDQMISFMRQRVDDGESMETSIAALERIFEDRPF; this is translated from the coding sequence ATGAACCGCAACCGCATTGATCTCGCCCGGTACCTCGGGACGGTGGAGCAGGCGAAGCCGGTGCGCTTCCACGGGAAGGTGACCCAGGTGGTGGGGCTGGTCATCGAGGGGTACTGCCCGGAGACCTCCGTCGGCAGCCTCTGCGAGGTGTACTCCGAGGGGAGCCCCCCCATTCCGGCGGAGGTCGTCGGCTTTCGCGACAACAAGACGCTCCTCATGCCGCTCGGCGAGCTGAGGGGGGTGGGGCTCGGGAGCTTCATCTCGGTGCGCCGTGAGAAGCCCTCACTGGGGGTCGGGCCAGCGATGCTCGGGCGGATCCTCGACGGGCTGGGAAACCCCATCGACAACAAGGGGCCGATCGCCGTGTCGGACGAGTACCCTATCTACGCCCTCCCGGTGAACCCGATGCTGCGCCGCCCCATCAGGAAGCCGCTCAACCTCGGTATCCGCGCCATCAACGGGCTCCTCACCTGCGGCGAAGGGCAGCGTGTCGGCATCATGGCGGGGTCGGGGGTCGGAAAGTCCACCACGCTCGGCATGATCGCCCGCTACACGGAGGCCGACGTCAACGTCATCGCCCTCATCGGAGAGCGCGGCAGGGAGCTTCGGGAGTTCATCGAGAAGGACCTGCAGGCGGACGGGCTGAAGAAGTCGGTGGTGGTGGTCGCCACCTCGGACCAGCCTCCGCTGGTGCGCATGCGGGGCGCCTACATCGCCACCACCATTGCGGAGTACTTCCAGGCGCAGGGAAAGAAGGTCCTCCTCATGATGGACTCCGCCACCCGTTTCGCCATGGCGATGCGGGAGGTAGGGCTCGCCATCGGTGAGCCTCCCACCACCAAGGGGTACACCCCGTCGGTTTTCGCCGCCCTCCCCCGCCTTCTGGAGCGCACCGGGAACTTCGAGGAAGGGAGCATCACGGGGCTGTACACGGTCCTCGTGGAGGGTGACGACTTCAACGAGCCGATCTCCGACGCGATGCGCTCCATTCTGGACGGCCACATCATCCTGACCCGCGAGCTCGCCGCGAAGAACATCTACCCGCCCATCGACCTCCTGAACAGCGCCAGCCGTGTCATGTCCGACGTCACCACCCCGTCGCACCGGAAGGCCGCCGGCTTCTTCAAGGAGATCCTCGCGGCGTACCGCCAGGCCGAGGACATGATCAACATCGGCGCCTACAAGGCGGGGAGCAACGCGAAGATCGATTACGCCATCGCGAAGATGGACCAGATGATCAGCTTCATGAGGCAGAGGGTGGACGACGGCGAGAGTATGGAGACCTCCATCGCGGCGCTGGAGCGGATCTTCGAGGACCGCCCCTTCTAG
- a CDS encoding FliH/SctL family protein: MFSSKIIRGGVHEPRPLPLGPLGEAILPQGAEFLPATFASSTASAVEVAAGEPHVPEVPMIPEAEAQERIEAAYEEGVREGRRGAENEFSTVTEGLAKALIAIGKLRQELLHDAEEDLLKLAVAIARSIVVKEISLHPEILGGMVQGAVEVVSGCDEVVVRLHPEDHSVVAHTPEFAQLSTEKRRITLKGDPAVERGGCLVETVRGNVDARLESQLEEMYRRLAEERSSRKDEPQPH; the protein is encoded by the coding sequence ATGTTCTCGTCTAAGATCATACGCGGCGGCGTTCACGAGCCGCGCCCCCTCCCGCTCGGTCCGCTGGGGGAGGCGATCCTCCCGCAGGGGGCGGAGTTTCTCCCCGCCACCTTCGCCTCCTCGACCGCCTCTGCCGTGGAGGTCGCGGCAGGGGAGCCGCACGTCCCGGAAGTCCCGATGATCCCGGAGGCGGAGGCGCAGGAAAGGATCGAGGCGGCCTACGAGGAAGGGGTGCGGGAAGGGCGACGCGGAGCGGAGAATGAATTCTCCACCGTCACCGAGGGGCTGGCAAAGGCCCTCATCGCCATAGGGAAACTGCGTCAGGAGCTCTTGCACGACGCCGAGGAGGATCTTCTGAAGCTGGCCGTGGCGATTGCCCGCAGCATCGTGGTGAAGGAGATCTCCCTTCATCCTGAGATCCTCGGCGGGATGGTGCAGGGGGCGGTGGAGGTCGTCTCCGGGTGCGACGAGGTCGTGGTGAGGCTGCACCCCGAAGACCATTCCGTGGTGGCGCACACCCCCGAGTTTGCCCAGCTCTCCACCGAAAAGCGGCGCATTACGCTCAAGGGGGACCCCGCCGTCGAAAGGGGAGGGTGCCTCGTGGAGACGGTCCGAGGGAACGTGGACGCCCGGCTGGAGAGCCAGCTGGAGGAGATGTACCGCAGGCTGGCGGAGGAAAGGAGCTCCCGGAAAGATGAACCGCAACCGCATTGA
- the fliE gene encoding flagellar hook-basal body complex protein FliE, with product MVIKAIESGMGVEKAFPEQTGKAASPAVDFSKFMEEMVGKVNTLQKGADASIQSMATGGPTGLHEVMLAVEKANISFQLLTQVRNKAVEAYQEVMRMQV from the coding sequence ATGGTCATCAAGGCGATCGAGAGCGGCATGGGGGTGGAGAAGGCGTTTCCGGAACAGACCGGGAAGGCGGCCTCCCCTGCGGTGGACTTCAGCAAATTCATGGAAGAGATGGTCGGCAAGGTGAATACGCTGCAAAAGGGCGCCGACGCCTCCATCCAGAGCATGGCCACCGGCGGGCCGACCGGGCTGCACGAGGTCATGCTGGCGGTGGAGAAGGCGAACATCTCCTTCCAGCTCCTTACCCAGGTACGGAACAAGGCGGTGGAGGCGTACCAGGAAGTGATGAGGATGCAGGTCTAG
- a CDS encoding tetratricopeptide repeat protein — protein sequence MLTDRQLPLPGRYLWLLLILLLGAYPRPAQAEGENRLLRVKVVPRSGYTRVTLYFLEPPSYQVSRLPAAGRLKFSGTDSPAFKKLRGVSGPYFSGLHFSQHGPDLQVEIPLKGGGAVRPLYYGALSLSLDIGPQSSTAPPPEILPGREPILSGTERFVRDFTPPSRSALPFAPTDRKILQKLLSPAEVEQFEGGEGLLYREKGAEALEVLTPFLAKTGQVKGLAAYRIGEAYSLMERYDAALKSYREGELLCPEFLAQVPSLTEEYAEALARSGEYLAGRHLMGRLIAAYSGDAYQPALINHLAQMTARHGDGEIALHLYKLVAERFPGSVAASSARMKLADREMFTIPRDGLKPLLQKYRTIASEAASLPLRDEALFKVALLQALYGPYQDALEHAATYEKMYPRGIFVTIVRNMREELVYIAYHELTNGLAQDGGREGREGIVKLVTENRDYLSRAFQDPQFAPKVSRAFHDSGQLSRELDLFAVLAERTFAAQAAPLLMQHLVEDGMALGRQSVAEGNARAFVARYPAHPATGRMKELLGRLAFDRGNLKETSGWLRFLSAKGSPPPVHAESDYYLGKALLSASDYRGAERALARFAAAAPASPLASDALFGRVQALSAAGDCRGALEVCRQGVKGATGENADHLLYRMGELHLQLKQMREAAASWEKVVKEGKEGVWRTMAQESLNDLQWRLRMARELSSPSKR from the coding sequence ATGCTTACCGATAGGCAACTACCTCTTCCCGGCCGCTACCTGTGGCTTCTCCTTATCCTGCTCCTGGGAGCGTACCCGCGCCCTGCGCAGGCAGAGGGAGAAAACCGTCTGCTGCGCGTGAAGGTCGTGCCGCGCTCCGGATACACCAGGGTCACCCTCTACTTTCTGGAGCCCCCCTCCTATCAGGTGAGCCGCCTCCCTGCCGCGGGACGGCTGAAGTTCTCCGGGACCGACTCCCCCGCGTTCAAGAAGCTGCGGGGGGTCTCCGGTCCGTACTTCTCCGGGCTGCACTTCTCGCAGCACGGTCCGGACCTGCAGGTGGAGATTCCGCTGAAGGGGGGGGGCGCGGTGCGCCCTCTCTACTACGGAGCCCTCTCCCTTTCCCTCGACATCGGCCCGCAGAGCTCCACGGCGCCCCCGCCGGAGATACTTCCCGGGCGGGAGCCGATCCTCTCCGGCACCGAGCGCTTCGTGCGCGACTTTACTCCCCCCTCCCGTTCCGCGCTCCCCTTTGCGCCGACCGACCGGAAGATACTGCAGAAGCTCCTGAGTCCTGCGGAGGTGGAGCAGTTCGAGGGTGGCGAGGGGCTGCTGTACCGCGAGAAGGGGGCGGAGGCGCTCGAGGTGCTGACGCCGTTTCTGGCGAAGACAGGGCAGGTGAAGGGGCTCGCGGCGTACCGCATCGGGGAGGCGTACTCCCTCATGGAGCGCTACGACGCCGCGCTGAAGTCGTACCGGGAAGGGGAGCTCCTCTGCCCCGAGTTCCTGGCGCAGGTCCCCTCCCTTACGGAGGAGTACGCGGAGGCGCTCGCCCGCAGCGGCGAGTACCTCGCCGGGCGCCACCTCATGGGGCGGCTGATCGCCGCCTACTCCGGCGACGCCTACCAGCCGGCACTGATCAATCACCTGGCCCAGATGACCGCCCGCCACGGGGACGGGGAGATCGCCCTGCACCTGTACAAGCTCGTCGCGGAGCGCTTCCCCGGAAGCGTCGCGGCTTCGAGCGCGCGCATGAAGCTCGCGGACCGGGAAATGTTCACCATCCCGCGCGACGGCTTGAAGCCCCTTCTGCAGAAGTACCGCACTATCGCCAGCGAGGCGGCATCGCTGCCGCTGCGCGACGAGGCGCTCTTCAAGGTCGCCCTCTTGCAGGCGCTCTACGGCCCGTATCAGGACGCGCTGGAGCACGCCGCAACCTACGAGAAGATGTACCCCCGCGGGATCTTCGTCACCATCGTCCGCAACATGCGGGAGGAACTGGTGTACATCGCCTACCACGAGCTCACCAACGGCCTGGCGCAGGACGGGGGGCGCGAGGGGCGCGAAGGGATTGTGAAGCTCGTGACGGAGAACCGCGACTACCTCTCCCGCGCCTTCCAGGACCCGCAGTTCGCCCCGAAGGTCTCCCGGGCCTTCCACGACAGCGGCCAGCTTTCCCGCGAGCTCGACCTCTTCGCCGTTCTCGCCGAGCGCACCTTCGCCGCCCAGGCCGCCCCCCTTCTCATGCAGCACCTGGTGGAGGACGGCATGGCGCTGGGGAGGCAAAGCGTGGCGGAGGGGAACGCGAGGGCCTTCGTGGCCCGCTACCCGGCGCACCCGGCGACGGGGAGGATGAAGGAGCTCCTCGGGCGCCTCGCCTTTGACCGCGGCAACCTGAAGGAGACCTCCGGCTGGCTGCGCTTCCTCTCCGCGAAAGGCTCCCCCCCCCCGGTCCATGCAGAGAGCGACTACTATCTCGGGAAAGCGCTTCTCTCCGCCAGCGACTACCGGGGCGCCGAGCGCGCCCTCGCCCGCTTCGCCGCCGCGGCCCCCGCCTCGCCGCTCGCCTCCGACGCCCTTTTCGGGCGGGTGCAGGCCCTTTCCGCCGCCGGCGACTGCCGCGGCGCGCTGGAGGTGTGCCGGCAGGGGGTAAAAGGGGCGACCGGGGAGAACGCGGACCACCTCCTCTACCGTATGGGGGAGCTCCACCTGCAGCTGAAGCAGATGCGGGAGGCGGCAGCCTCCTGGGAAAAGGTCGTGAAGGAAGGGAAGGAAGGGGTATGGCGCACCATGGCGCAGGAGTCGCTGAACGACCTGCAGTGGCGCCTGAGGATGGCGCGGGAGCTCTCCTCCCCGTCAAAAAGATGA
- the fliF gene encoding flagellar basal-body MS-ring/collar protein FliF — translation MPQGLKKLLEPFLALSAGKRLVVGGVALASLLAFGALITVANKVDYRPLFSNLNAEDAGEITKKLKEQKVPYQIASDGKAILVPSDKVYDLRLSLASDGLPQGGGVGFEIFDRKNFGMTEFVQKLNYQRALQGELSRTISQIAGVESARVHLAIPEKSLFKDGEKPATASVVLKMRGSRSLRDSEVQGIVHLVASSVEGMDPENVTVLDSRGIALSKNSGSDPASKLSGSRQETQRSFEKSEEEKLQSLLDKVVGSGRSVARVSANFDYKQVEKYEERYDPESAAVRSEQRTEEKAGGTSTATGIPGVQSNLNRTGATPGTVGGGSKSDETLNYEVSRSTARIIEPVGTLAKVSVAVLVDGRYELPVGGKPDAKAKYQPRSPEEMQKIEALVKSAVGFNTERGDQVTVANIPFQETGESALEAEKWYNSPMAQSLIKNGLIGFGFLALLFMVIRPLMKMLKPKESEVLEPLMVEQDAARLDLQRSETAQRKASQLELMEKAKQDPYQVAQILQNWLIQKD, via the coding sequence ATGCCGCAGGGCCTTAAAAAACTTCTTGAGCCTTTTCTGGCTCTGAGCGCAGGGAAGCGGCTCGTGGTGGGCGGGGTGGCGCTTGCCTCGCTTCTCGCCTTTGGCGCGCTCATCACGGTGGCGAACAAGGTCGACTACCGTCCGCTCTTTTCCAACCTCAACGCGGAGGACGCCGGGGAGATCACCAAGAAGCTCAAGGAGCAGAAGGTCCCGTACCAGATCGCCAGCGACGGGAAGGCGATCCTCGTCCCCTCCGACAAGGTGTACGACCTGAGGCTCTCCCTGGCGAGCGACGGCCTCCCCCAGGGGGGTGGGGTCGGCTTCGAGATCTTCGACCGGAAGAACTTCGGCATGACCGAATTCGTCCAGAAGCTCAATTACCAGCGGGCGCTGCAGGGGGAACTCTCCCGCACCATCTCCCAGATCGCCGGGGTGGAGTCCGCCCGGGTGCATCTGGCGATCCCGGAAAAGAGTCTCTTCAAGGACGGCGAAAAGCCGGCGACCGCCTCCGTAGTCCTGAAGATGCGCGGCAGCCGCTCGCTGCGCGACAGCGAGGTCCAGGGGATCGTGCATCTGGTCGCCTCCTCCGTGGAAGGGATGGACCCGGAGAACGTGACGGTGCTCGACAGCCGGGGGATCGCCCTTAGCAAGAACAGCGGTTCCGACCCGGCGAGCAAACTCTCCGGTAGCAGGCAGGAGACGCAGCGTTCCTTCGAGAAGAGCGAGGAGGAGAAACTGCAGTCCCTCCTGGACAAGGTCGTGGGGAGCGGGCGCTCCGTCGCGCGCGTCTCGGCGAACTTCGACTACAAGCAGGTGGAGAAGTACGAGGAGCGCTACGACCCGGAGTCCGCAGCGGTCCGCAGCGAGCAGCGCACCGAGGAGAAGGCGGGGGGGACTTCCACCGCCACCGGCATCCCCGGGGTGCAGTCGAACCTGAACCGCACCGGGGCCACCCCGGGGACGGTCGGGGGGGGATCGAAGAGCGACGAGACGCTCAACTACGAAGTCAGCCGCTCCACCGCCCGCATCATCGAGCCGGTCGGGACGCTGGCGAAGGTTTCCGTGGCGGTGCTGGTGGACGGCAGGTACGAGCTCCCGGTGGGAGGAAAGCCTGACGCGAAGGCGAAGTACCAGCCGCGCTCCCCCGAGGAGATGCAGAAGATCGAGGCGCTGGTAAAAAGCGCAGTCGGCTTCAACACGGAGCGGGGGGACCAGGTCACCGTGGCGAACATCCCTTTCCAGGAGACCGGGGAGAGCGCGCTGGAGGCGGAGAAGTGGTACAACTCCCCGATGGCCCAGAGCCTCATCAAGAACGGGCTCATCGGTTTCGGCTTCCTGGCGCTCCTCTTCATGGTTATCCGTCCCCTCATGAAGATGCTGAAGCCGAAGGAGAGCGAGGTGCTGGAGCCGCTTATGGTGGAGCAGGACGCCGCGCGCCTCGACCTCCAGAGGAGCGAGACGGCCCAGAGGAAGGCGAGCCAGCTGGAGCTCATGGAGAAGGCGAAGCAGGATCCCTACCAGGTAGCCCAGATCCTGCAGAACTGGCTGATACAGAAGGATTAG
- a CDS encoding chemotaxis protein CheX: protein MTLNKTICEAVSIEEEDLAGYVINATKEVFNTMVMMELQDSYPLKEPVTSFHCSVTGMVGLAGTYTGILSIHCPKPFALRITSNMLGMDVDDVGEDVNDALGEIANMLGGYVKQILSKGGLDINLSIPTVIAGEDYTINSMSESECVIIPFINEGERFLVGLKLQKEG from the coding sequence ATGACCCTCAACAAGACGATTTGCGAAGCCGTCAGCATCGAGGAGGAGGATCTCGCCGGTTACGTCATCAACGCCACGAAAGAGGTGTTCAACACCATGGTGATGATGGAACTGCAGGATTCCTACCCCCTGAAGGAGCCTGTCACCTCCTTTCACTGCAGCGTGACCGGGATGGTGGGACTGGCGGGGACCTATACCGGGATCCTCTCCATCCACTGCCCGAAGCCGTTCGCACTGCGCATCACCTCCAACATGCTCGGGATGGATGTCGACGATGTGGGCGAGGACGTGAACGACGCCCTCGGCGAGATCGCCAACATGCTCGGCGGCTACGTGAAGCAGATCCTCTCCAAGGGGGGGCTGGACATCAACCTCTCCATCCCGACCGTCATCGCCGGGGAGGACTACACCATCAACTCCATGTCCGAGAGCGAGTGCGTCATCATCCCCTTCATAAACGAGGGTGAGCGCTTCCTGGTCGGGCTGAAACTGCAGAAGGAAGGGTAG
- a CDS encoding response regulator, giving the protein MAYQKLQEMLDAAMTQASEESSMLLGQPMSVQPSDVLNTDRKSYLGGMDDALYVVGVESREAYPGHFYLIFALADSIVMSSILLGIPPARIQEKRRLCIQEPDDTDAFGEIANQIIGSFNSIFQPKLPQKVHLKLLPPQKYVPEVDELTDELPFPEGGYLMFRAPLEIAGQEMNRVDIMVPHALAELFDPQPVEEAAPQEEVAAEEAQEGAPEEGGEPQPAKTVLVLAADEGERRTIMGHLGACGLELIDAPLMADVSALCAASDVRAAVISLRQTADPDLAICDKVVPLVGKGGGSVLLCAPQWTRTSLMKAMKAGARGILMHPFTAEELQSKLGKVLSPF; this is encoded by the coding sequence ATGGCGTATCAAAAGTTACAGGAGATGCTCGATGCCGCCATGACGCAGGCGAGCGAGGAGAGCAGCATGCTGCTCGGACAGCCGATGTCTGTCCAGCCCTCGGACGTCCTCAACACGGACCGCAAGAGCTACCTCGGGGGGATGGACGATGCGCTGTATGTGGTGGGGGTAGAGTCCCGCGAGGCCTACCCCGGTCACTTCTACCTCATCTTCGCCCTCGCCGATTCCATCGTCATGAGCTCGATCCTGCTCGGGATCCCGCCGGCGCGCATCCAGGAGAAGCGCCGGCTCTGCATCCAGGAGCCGGACGACACCGACGCCTTCGGCGAGATCGCCAACCAGATCATCGGCTCCTTCAACTCCATCTTCCAGCCGAAGCTCCCCCAGAAGGTGCACCTGAAACTCCTCCCCCCGCAGAAGTACGTGCCGGAGGTGGACGAGCTCACCGACGAGCTCCCCTTTCCGGAGGGAGGGTACCTCATGTTCCGCGCCCCCCTGGAGATCGCCGGGCAGGAGATGAACCGGGTGGACATCATGGTCCCCCACGCGCTCGCGGAACTCTTCGACCCCCAGCCGGTGGAGGAGGCAGCGCCCCAGGAGGAGGTAGCGGCCGAAGAGGCCCAGGAGGGAGCGCCGGAAGAGGGGGGGGAGCCGCAGCCTGCGAAGACGGTCCTCGTCCTCGCAGCAGACGAAGGGGAGCGCAGGACGATCATGGGGCACCTCGGGGCGTGCGGCCTGGAGCTCATCGATGCCCCCCTCATGGCGGACGTCTCCGCCCTCTGCGCAGCCTCGGATGTGAGGGCGGCGGTGATCTCGCTGCGGCAGACAGCGGACCCGGATCTGGCGATCTGCGACAAGGTGGTGCCGCTGGTCGGCAAAGGAGGGGGTTCCGTTCTTCTTTGCGCGCCGCAGTGGACTCGCACCTCCCTTATGAAGGCGATGAAGGCGGGAGCCCGCGGCATCCTCATGCACCCCTTCACCGCTGAGGAGCTCCAGTCGAAGCTCGGAAAAGTCCTTTCGCCGTTCTGA
- the flgB gene encoding flagellar basal body rod protein FlgB: MPINGIFGTTVDLLGKTLDLRVKQQEMISANLANGETPGYVPTTLSFEGQLKNALQKGADVVVTNPRHIPLKKGAHRLAEVSGIVLETPSKSPGPDGNAVEMETEMSHLAENQIMYNASIQLLNKKFETLKLAIKGN; encoded by the coding sequence ATGCCCATAAATGGAATATTCGGTACGACGGTAGATCTCCTGGGGAAGACCCTGGACCTGCGCGTGAAGCAGCAGGAAATGATCTCGGCGAACCTCGCAAATGGTGAGACCCCCGGCTACGTCCCCACCACCCTCTCCTTCGAGGGGCAGCTGAAAAACGCACTGCAGAAGGGGGCGGACGTCGTGGTGACGAACCCGCGCCACATCCCCCTGAAAAAGGGTGCGCACCGCCTCGCCGAGGTGAGCGGGATCGTGCTGGAGACGCCGTCGAAGTCCCCGGGGCCTGACGGGAACGCGGTGGAGATGGAGACGGAGATGTCGCACCTGGCGGAGAACCAGATCATGTACAACGCCTCCATACAGCTCCTGAACAAGAAATTCGAGACGTTGAAGCTCGCGATAAAGGGGAACTAA
- a CDS encoding MotE family protein — translation MKGKVLLAVLFLTLGCSSLLEARGAAGSGRPAPDEGAAALELKRQQLAEREAAVKAKEDALRKLSAQVEARIRELDAAKKGLEGSLAGKKKLDEERYKKMLKIYKALKPEQAADLMNKLDEPTVIGMLNQMDQKTAVKLIPLLTQPRVLKWSRENLAVP, via the coding sequence ATGAAGGGAAAAGTCTTGCTGGCGGTGCTCTTTCTCACCCTCGGCTGCTCCTCGCTTCTCGAAGCTCGTGGCGCCGCCGGCTCCGGCAGGCCCGCGCCGGACGAGGGCGCTGCGGCGCTGGAGCTGAAGCGGCAGCAACTGGCGGAGAGGGAAGCGGCCGTGAAGGCGAAGGAGGATGCTCTCAGGAAGCTCTCCGCGCAGGTCGAAGCCCGGATCCGGGAGCTCGACGCGGCGAAGAAGGGTCTGGAAGGGTCGCTGGCCGGGAAGAAGAAGCTGGACGAGGAGCGCTACAAGAAGATGCTGAAGATCTACAAGGCGCTGAAGCCGGAGCAGGCTGCCGACCTCATGAACAAGCTCGACGAGCCGACCGTCATCGGGATGCTGAACCAGATGGACCAGAAGACGGCGGTAAAGCTGATCCCTCTCCTGACCCAGCCGAGGGTGCTGAAATGGAGCCGGGAGAACCTCGCGGTCCCTTAG
- the fliG gene encoding flagellar motor switch protein FliG produces MTGAEKAAILLLYLGPDVTAKVFEHMEDGDIKKISQSMARLGHVQKEEIATVVNEFTDITNPDTGFFSQGEEFVKKILEKALGPARAEHLLQELRNSGMGEMSDLLASLDAKTIANFFSQEHPQTIAVVLAKLKPKQTSEIISLLPQELQAEVVIRIAEVDQVSPEILAEIDEVIRKELMALGGVQRYKVGGVEKVVDMFAHLDRTREKKILDKLDTMNPPLAEVIRKHLFTFEDIFKLDDRAIQSIMREISNDTLTLAMKTSPDEVKDKIFRNISARAAEMIKEDLEVMGPVRLSDVEKAQSEIIKIVRKMEEEGKVVLAGRGADDVLV; encoded by the coding sequence ATGACCGGAGCAGAAAAAGCAGCGATACTCCTCCTCTACCTGGGGCCCGATGTCACCGCGAAAGTCTTCGAGCACATGGAAGACGGCGACATCAAGAAGATCAGCCAGAGCATGGCGCGCCTGGGGCACGTGCAGAAGGAGGAGATCGCCACCGTCGTGAACGAGTTCACCGACATCACCAACCCCGACACCGGCTTCTTCTCCCAGGGTGAGGAGTTCGTGAAGAAGATCCTCGAGAAGGCGCTCGGCCCTGCCCGCGCCGAGCATCTCCTGCAGGAGCTTCGAAACTCCGGGATGGGGGAGATGTCCGACCTCCTGGCGAGCCTCGACGCGAAGACGATCGCCAACTTCTTCTCCCAGGAGCACCCCCAGACGATCGCGGTGGTGCTGGCGAAGCTGAAGCCGAAGCAGACGAGCGAGATCATCTCGCTGCTGCCGCAGGAACTGCAGGCGGAGGTGGTGATCCGCATCGCCGAGGTCGACCAGGTCTCCCCGGAAATCCTCGCCGAGATCGACGAGGTGATCAGGAAGGAACTCATGGCGCTCGGCGGCGTGCAGCGCTACAAGGTCGGGGGCGTGGAGAAGGTGGTGGACATGTTCGCCCACCTGGACCGCACCAGGGAGAAGAAGATCCTCGACAAGCTCGACACCATGAACCCGCCGCTGGCGGAGGTGATCCGCAAGCATCTCTTCACCTTCGAGGACATCTTCAAGCTCGACGACCGGGCGATCCAGTCGATCATGCGGGAGATTTCCAACGACACCCTCACTCTGGCGATGAAGACCTCGCCGGACGAGGTGAAGGACAAGATCTTCCGCAACATCTCCGCGCGCGCCGCCGAGATGATAAAGGAGGACCTGGAGGTCATGGGGCCGGTGCGCCTCTCCGACGTGGAGAAGGCGCAGTCGGAGATCATAAAGATCGTGAGGAAGATGGAGGAGGAAGGGAAGGTGGTCCTCGCGGGTCGCGGTGCGGACGATGTTCTCGTCTAA
- the flgC gene encoding flagellar basal body rod protein FlgC gives MDLFSSMDISASALSAERTRMNLISSNLANVNSTRTAEGGPYKRKDAVFTATPLPGSFGAALNKAQAARSVEVSQIVEDQNPPRMQYEPTHPDADASGYVAYPNVNVVEEMADMISATRSYEANVTAAQAAKNMALKTLELGR, from the coding sequence ATGGATCTCTTCAGCTCCATGGACATCAGCGCCTCCGCCCTCTCGGCGGAGCGGACCAGGATGAACCTGATCTCCAGCAACCTGGCGAACGTGAACTCCACGAGAACTGCGGAGGGGGGGCCGTACAAGAGAAAGGACGCGGTCTTCACCGCGACCCCGCTCCCCGGCTCCTTCGGCGCCGCGCTGAACAAGGCGCAGGCCGCCCGCTCCGTGGAGGTCTCCCAGATCGTGGAGGACCAGAACCCCCCGCGCATGCAGTACGAGCCGACCCACCCGGACGCCGACGCCAGCGGCTACGTCGCCTACCCGAACGTGAACGTGGTGGAGGAGATGGCGGACATGATCTCCGCCACCCGCTCCTACGAGGCGAACGTCACTGCGGCGCAGGCGGCGAAGAATATGGCGCTGAAGACGCTGGAGCTCGGACGCTAG